From the Exiguobacterium marinum DSM 16307 genome, the window AAAACACGAATTTCCTTGTTACCCGAACAGACGACTCTTGGAGAGGCACGCTTTTTACATGGGCATCAAGTCAAATGGAACGAGGACTGGGAACCGATCGTCGAGAAAGGGACATACCCGCTCGTCTTCATCGGACACAGTCACATTCCGGGTATTTATCGAAAAGGTAAATCTCTTCCATGGGAAATCGGGACACCGTTTCACTTGAAGAAAAAACGATATATTATCAACGTCGGCGCCGTCATCTTTGACCGGGAATGGTGTCTATATGACACGGAAGCCCGAACGGTGACACGGATGAAAGTGTGAGCATAGGAAAAGGACCTCAATTTTTTGAGGTCCTTTCGTCTGTCTTACATTTCTCCTGGAGCTTCGACACCGAGTAAACGGAGTCCCTCCGTCAAGACGAGCGTCACGGCTTTGACGAGAGCGAGACGTGATTGTTTGCCCGCATCGTCTTCTAGGACGCGGACATGGCCGTAATACTTGTTGAACGCTTGTGCGAGGTCAAGTACGTAACGGCTGATGATGGATGGTTCGCGGCGTTCATGAGCACGAGTGATGACGTGCGGGAACGCGTTGAGCATCGTGACGACATTCCATGAGTGGTCATCGTCTGCACCGGCGAACGGTGAGCCATCATAGTTTCCTTTACGAAGGAGTGAGTTGGCACGGGCATTCGTATATTGGACGTAAGGTCCTGTCTCGCCTTCAAACTTGAGCATGCTGTCGAGGTCGAATTCAATGTTGTTGATGCGTTCATTCTTTAAGTCGTGGAAGACGACTGCACCAACACCGACCATACGGGCAACGTCTTGTGCGTTCGCAAGGTCTGGGTTCTTCTGTTCGATGTTCCCTTGTGCCTTTTCAATCGCTTCTTTCAAGACTTCTTCAAGAAGAACGATGCGTCCTTTACGTGTCGACATCTTCTTCCCTTCCTGCAAAATCAAGCCAAACGGTACGTGATGCATTCCATCTACGAAGTCGTATCCAAGCTTACGAAGGACAGAGAAAAGTTGTTTGAAATGGAGCGCCTGTTCGCCACCAACGACATAATTCGCTTGAACGAAGTTGTACGTCTCGTAGCGATAAATGGCCGCTGCCAAGTCACGAGTCGCGTACAATGTTGCGCCATCTTTCTTCTTAATCAAGCATGGTGGCAAGTTCTCGTCTTCGAGTGAGACGACCATTGCGCCTTCACTTTCGACCAATAGATTTTTCGCTTCGAGCATCTCGACGACGCGTCCCATCTTATCGTTATAGAACGCTTCACCGTTGAAACTCTCGAACTTCACACCGAGGAGGTCGTATACTTTTTGGAATTCTTTGAGTGACTCGTCACGGAACCATTGCCAAAGTTCTGTCGCTTCCGCATTGCCATCTTCGAGTTTTTTGAACCAGGCACGACCCTCATCTTCGAGTTCCGGTTGTGTCTTCACCTCTTCATGGAAATGGACATATAACTTCAAGAGTTCTGCAATCGGGTTGGCACGAACCGCTTCTTCATCGCCCCATTTCTTGTATGCGACCATCAGTTTTCCGAACTGTGTACCCCAGTCTCCAAGATGGTTGACACCGACGACGTCATATCCGTTTTTACGTGCGATTTGGTTGATCGCATTCCCGATTACTGTCGAACGTAAATGCCCCATCGAGAACGGTTTCGCAATATTCGGTGATGAAAAGTCTGTCACAATCGTTTCATTGCGCGTCGCATGTGTTGCATAATCCGACTTCTCATCGAGCACCGTATTAATAATTTCTTTTGAAACGACATCACGGCTTAAGAAGACGTTGACGTAAGGTCCCGCCGCCTCGACTTTCGTGAACAATTCATCGTTTAATTCATTCGCGATATCTGTCGCAATCATGACAGGTGCTTTCCGGTAAGCTTTCGCCAATTGGAAACATGGGAAGGCGAGGTCACCGTGCGCCTCGTGTTTCGGCTTTTCAATCAGTGCTTCAATTTGGTCAATCGTAAGTTCTTCTCCGATGACACGTGATAACGCTTCTGCGTACTTGCGTTCATAACTCATTTGTATGTCCTCCTTCTTTTATTGCAGCTCATAAAAAAAACGCCCTTTGCAATAGATGCAAAGAGACGGGAATTCCCGCGGTACCACTCTTCTTGCCTGCATGATGCAGACCGCTTTATGGTGATAACGGTTCCCTCCGGCTACGCCTACTCTCATTTCGGATAGCATCTCAAAAGTGCGCTTCGCGACGTTTGTCAGCCCGGGCTCTCACCAATCCCCGAATCGCTTTGTTGACCAAATCGTCGTTACTCTCTTTTTCATCGACATTCGTCTATGCGGTTGAAAAGCAACTTCATTATAGAGGATATTCCCTGTATACTCAATGCTAGAATTCAATCATGATAGAAGAGAAGCAGGACTCTCACGAAATCCTGACGAATCTTTACTATTATATCTCGAAATTCCCCAAGCTAGGAGGGAACATATGAACCACTTTCGCAAGATGTCCGTGCTCGGCTGGAGTATATGGAGCGTTTTATTCCTCTTCACCATCGGATTATTTGCATTGGATATCCTGCACGCCCCGACCATCGATCCGTTGTCGTTTATTTTAATCTCATTACTCGTCATCATTTTTCAACTCGACTCAATCGAAGTCAAAGGTGTGTACTTCACATTTTCTGAGAGTATCGTCTTAATCTTATTTTTATTTTTTGGATTTGAAACGGCACTCATCGTCAACCAAATTGGATTGTTTATTTTTCAATTTGCCAATCTGAAACCAAAAGTCGCCATTCGTCGATTCCGTTTCACTTATCCTTGGAACGCCATTACAGCTTATTTAGAAATTGTTATTCCGGCAGCTGTCTATCTCGCCATCGGTGGCGAGACCGGACTTGACTTTTATTCACAGGAATCTTTTGTTCCACTCGCCGGACTGTTTCTTGCAATTTTCTTAAACACCGTGTTCCAAAAATATCAGGTGAAATGGTGGTTCCGTGTCGACATCGCCTTGAGTGACTTTATGAAGATTGCATTTTATACGTACGTCGTCAGTTTGATCTTCATTTTAGCGGCGGCGTTGTTCCGAGAGACCAATCTACTTGTCGTCAGTAGCATCGCGGCTGCCTTAACATTCTTTATTAAGCGGCTCCTCATTCAAAAAGAGCGGCAAGATGCATTCAAATCGTTGATCGAACAATACGATGAAGCAAAAGAAGCCGTCTCCTTGTCACAGAGTGAGGCGCAAGCCATCGAAGTTTTTTTAAGTCAGTGTGAACAATTGAATCACTACGATGAAGGATATGTCGAGTTCAGATTGTTCGATCGTATACTCTACTTTGATTTGAAGACACGTCAACCAATCGATCGACCAGTCGTATACGCACTACTCGACATCAGTCAACCGAATGACCCCGTCCTCGACTATGAGATGCGATTTGAATGGGATGCCTCACTTTCCGATGCTTTCCATAATGACTATCATAGCTTCGTCTCTGTCCGCTCGGAAGAAATAGAAGGAATTCGTACATGGATTGTCATGACCGGCGAGCCGGTTTATGGATATCCAAAAATCATTCAGCAGGAAATCATCAAACTCTTAAAGTCGTTCAATCGGACCATCAGTCGGTGTCATGAACGAGACCGTCTCTATACCGAGAGCCGGACGGATAGTTTGACGCTTCTCGCAAATGCACGCGCATTTTATGAATATGGGATTCAACAAATATCCGATATTTCGATGTATCCGATTTCGGTCGCCATGCTCGATATTGATTTCTTCAAAAAAATCAATGATACGTATGGACATCAAGTCGGTGACCACGTGTTACAAGAATTCGGGCGACGAATTCGACAAGTACTTCGTACAGATGATTTTGCCGCACGATATGGCGGTGAAGAATTCATTTTACTCCTCAACCAGTGTGATATGACCCAAGCGATTGAAGTCGCAGAGCGCATTCGTCACCAAATCGAAGCAAAACCATTTTGTGTCGACCAACACGAAATTTCTGTGACCACGTCGATTGGAGTCGATACGATTGAAGCGTTCGGGAATAAGCGTCTAGATGATACGATTCGAAACGCAGACCGCGCGCTGTATGTCGGCGGAAAATATGCGGGTCGCAACCGCGTGGCGCACTTCAACAATTTAACGACGTAAACTCCCCTTTCTCACATCGAATTGGGGAGTTTTTAAGTTGACAAGCGGATTCGAAACAGGTACGTTAAGGAACGTGTTTGATAATGGAATAGACTAACTTTTTATCGAGAGAGACGGAGGGACTGGCCCTATGAAGTCTCGGCAGCGGGTAACCTGTGCCAAATCCAGCGGGCGTATTGCTCGAAAGATGAAAAGGGTATTTCGCACGAAGGACCTTTTTCTCAGAAAAGGGTCCTTTTTATTTTTAGTGAGGTGATTATTTTGGAACAACCAACAGCAAACAAATGGGCACTCTTGCCGTTACTCGTCTTCTTACTCTTCTTCATCGGAGCGGGTGTCTATTACGGGGACTTTTATAAGTTTCCGGTCCTCGTTGCGGCCATCATCGCCTTGATGGTTGCAGCATTCATGACAAAAGGAAATGCTACCCAAACCGTCGAACGCATCGCTCAAGGAGCCGGCAATCCGGGAATCATCATTATGATTTTTATCTTCTTACTGGCCGGCGCATTTTCAACCGTCGCTGAATCAATCGGCGCCATCGATGCAACGGTCAACGCTGCGTTGACTCTCTTACCACCATCGCTTCTTTTAAGCGGGCTCTTCGTCATTGCCGCTTTCATCTCCATGGCGATGGGAACGTCGACCGGGACGATTGCTGCACTTGCACCAATCGCTCTCGGTATACATGAAGAGAGTGGTGTCAACGTCGCCATCGCTGCGGCAGCGGTCGTCGGGGGTGCGATGTTCGGGGATAACCTCTCGTTCATCTCAGATACGACCATCGCTGCTGTGCGGACACAACGGACGAATATGCGTGATAAGTTCCGAACGAACTTCTGGATTGTGTTACCGGCCGCAATCATCACGACCATTTTACTCGCCGTCTTATCGAACGGTGAATCGACTGTCGATGTCGCTGCATTTGAGTGGTATAAACTGATTCCGTATCTCGCGGTGATCGGACTAGCGTTAACAGGACTGAACGTCATTCTCGTTTTGTTAGGTGGGATTACGCTCACGGGTATCATTGGTCTACTTGACGGAAGCTTATCTGTGACAGCGTTTGTGACAGCCATTGCGGACGGAATGATCGGCATGGCCGAAATCTCGTTCTTGACGTTACTCATGGGCGGACTTGTCGGACTCATTTCACATAACGGCGGTCTCGCATATTTACGTGATGCCTTGACGTCACGCATCCAAAAACGGGCCGGTGCTGAATGGAGTATCGCCGGTCTTGTCAGTGCGACAAACGTGGCGACGGCGAACAACACGATTTCGATTCTCGTAGCCGGACCGCTTGCAGCGAACATCGCAGACGAATATGACATCGAACGGAAAAAGTCTGCTAGCGTGCTCGACATCTTCTCGTGCGGCGTACAAGGGATTCTCCCATACGGAGCACAACTCCTCATTGCCGCAGAGTTGACGGAGACGGCATCGCCTGACCTCGTCCCGTTCATGTTCTATCCGTTCCTCCTCTTTATTTGCGGAGGGATTGCCATTGCTTTCAACTTCCCGCGCTTTAAAAAACAGTCATAAGCGAAAACACCCCTTTCTCAAAGGGGTGTTTGTCGTTTGGTCACCATCTCTTGTTTCAATTGCTCGTTCCGTTTCTTGAACGCCCGTCGCTTGAGCACTTCCTCAAGTCCTCGACTGATGGCCCATAGTATGACTAAGAGCAGACCGAGCATCGACAAGCGAAACGGGCTTTGAATAAATTCTTCCCACTGGTCTCCGATGACAGAGAAAATGACGACGACGAGCAGTTTACCAAATCCCGCTGCTAATATGAACGTACGGAGCTTCATTTGGATGAGCGCCAGTAAATAGGTAATCAAACTGACCGGGATGAACGGGAGTGAATATAAGAACCCGAGCGAAATCGGGCTCATGTGATTAATTCGTTCTAACCAATATACCGCCGTCTTATGCTTCTCAAGCCATCGTGTCATCGGTTTTCGGAAGATGTACCGGACGGCCGCGAAGACGACAATCGTTCCGAGAAGACTCCCGATCCACGACAAGAGAACACCTAACAAAAAGCCATATGTCGCCGCATTCGCAGAAATGATTAAGACGAGTGGCAGAAAAGGGAAGATTGCTTCTAAAAATGGAGCACCAAGACCAGCCCAAGGACCACCAGGCAAACTCTGAAGCCACTCAATCAATTGGATAATGTACTGTTGGAGAGAAGTGAGCATAGTCGTTCCACCTTCAACTTTCGTTACTACTCTATTACCCGAATTCGATTTAGAAGACGCATCTCCCTGCATTCATCAAAAAAAATTAAAAACCATTTGCGAAAATCCGTCGTGATATTTATCATATAATAATGGACTTGTGGTTGCAGGCAAGTCTATTCGTCGAACGACACAACCCAACGTTCGTTTTCCTGCAAAAAACTGAACACAGGGGAGCAACATAACATGGAAACAAAACCAATGCGGGTCTTGCTGTACTATAAGTACGTCAATATCGAAGACCCAGAAACACTCACGCAAGAACATTTGAAGTATTGTAAAGATCTCGGTATTAAAGGGCGTATCCTGATTTCTTCTGAAGGAATCAACGGAACGTGCTCCGGTACATGGGAACAAACCGAGCAATACATGAATGATTTGAAAGCAAGCCCACTCTTCAGCGATATTGAGTTTAAAATCGATGAAGTCGAAGAGCATGCCTTCAAGAAAATTTTTGTTCGTCACAAGAAAGAACTCGTGACGTGGCGCTTTGATGGTGAGTTTGATGTGCCGAAACAACACGGAGCATACCTAGAACCAGCAGAATGGAAAGAGATGATGAACCGTGATGATGTCGTCATCCTCGATGTTCGTAACAACTACGAGTACGAACTTGGTCGCTTTAAAAATGCAATCAAAATTGATGTAGAGGCTTCACGTTACATGCCGGAATGGCTTGAAGAGAACAAGGACCTCTACGAAGGGAAAACTCTTCTCACATACTGTACCGGCGGCGTCCGTTGCGAGAAATTTACAGCATATATGCGTGACCAAGGTCACGATAACATTTTCCACTTAAAAGGTGGTGTCGCGATGTATGGAAAAGACGAAGCGACAAAAGGAGAGAACTGGGACGGTGAGCTTTATGTCTTCGATGAGCGCATCAACGTCCCTGTCAACTCGGTGAACCCATCTGTCGTCTCACATTGCATGCATTGCGGGACAGAAACGGTTCGTTACGTTAATTGTGCCAACCCGGAGTGCAACGTTCAACATTTCTGTTGTGAAGAGTGTGAACCGAAACAAATGCGTTCATGCTCAAAAGAGTGTCAAGAACACCCACGCAACCGTTATATCATCGACAATATTGCAGAGAAACTTCAGGAAACTGAAGGAGTAGTCGGGTAACAAAAATCGACCAAAAGGTGTCACGGATGACTCATCCGCGGCACCTTTTTTGACGAAATCTTAACGTATAATCTGAGACGCTTTCGGGTATAGTGAAGGTACTATGTCAGACAGGAAGTGAATACTTGCATGTTTAACGAACCTTTACTCGCTGCGATTCTTGCTTGGTTTATCGCCCAAGCGGCCAAACTCGTAACTGAACTCATTAAAACACGAGATTTTGAAATTGAAATCATGTTCGCTTCAGGCGGCATGCCGAGTTCACACTCATCTACTGTCGTTGCTCTCGCTACGGCAATCGGTCGTGCAGAAGGGATTGACTCGAGTATGTTCGCACTCGCCGTCGTCTTTGCGACAATCGTCATGTATGATGCTACCGGAGTTCGCCAGGCGGTCGGGTTCCAAGCTCGTCTCTTGAATGACTACTTTAAGGGGATCAAACATGAAACCCCGCTCTTGAATGAGCTCGTCGGACATACGCCGTTCCAAGTCATCATCGGGGCTTTACTCGGCCTTGTCGTTGGATTGTTTTTTCCCATTTAATCGTTAAAGGTATGTCATTTCTCACACTCTCGATTCTTTTTGTGAAGTTTCACAAAGAAGACGGTATACTCAGAGTGAGGAGGAATCGACATGCCTTTTTTGCAGAAATCATATGAATCACTCGATACACTCGCCGAAGCGATTGGCCAAGCGATTCGAGCACCTATTACGATTGAAAATCGCTATCACCAATTACTCGCCTATAGTACCCATCCCGACTCGACCGACCCGGCCAGAATCGCGACCATTATCGGTCGTCGTGTACCTGAAGCCGTGATCGAAGATTTATGGGAGAGTGGTATTTTAAGAGAAGTCATCGTCCAAGATGAACCCGTTGTCATCCCAGCGCGGCTCTCCATCGGTCTCGGGGAACGCGCGGCAATCGTCATCAAACAACATGATGAAGTACTCGGCTATATTTGGAGTTTAGCTCGCACAAATCCGTTCACCAATCAAGAGTTGGCAATTCTACAAGAAGGAGCGACAATCGCCAAGAAACTACTCATGACAATTGCGATGCACGAACGTCGTATCAGTGCCGAGCTTGAACGTTTTTTATTAGATGTCCTTGCTTCCTCGTCGCTCTCCGATTCTAATCGCGAAAGATTGAATGAACTCGCACCTATCGCGGTCGCGAGTCGTCTAACAATCATCGAATGTACCCAACCGATCACCCCTCAACTCGCTGAGCGTCTTCATTATGTGCTCGCAACTCAAGAGGCAATCGAAGTCGTTTTACATGCCATCGATGGTCAGCAGTTACTCGTCTGGCACTATATGAAGTCTGAGCTGTCCGATGAAGAGACGGAATTATTAGCTTGGGCGGAACGGTTCGAACAGTTACTTCAAGACAAATTTATCGAATCCGAACCACGACTCGGAATCAGTCGACGCTTTTTTGAGAGTGACATGTTATACGACGCAGCCGAAGAAGCAAGACGCGTCACGACATTGCGTCGCAAGTTCCCTCTCGAACTCTCGACTTCCCGTGCTTTCGAACAGATTGGAATTTATCAACTTGTCCCAGAGCTCGCACGGCGCATCGGGCTCCGACTTGAAACCCATCCGACCATCGAGCGGTTGCAACATTACGATTCGTCCCATCAGACCGAACTTGTGACGACACTCGAATGGTATTTTTATTTCGAAGGCAATGTTAAGCGAGTCGCATCCCACCTACACATCCATCCGAATACCGTCCTATACCGGATTCGACGCATCGAAGAGTTGACGAATATCACTCAAGTGTCATTACCGGAACGAGCTATGATTTATTTGGCCATCAAAGCTGGTCAATATCGATTAGAAGACTAGACGTTCGCTTTGTGTTTTTTCACAAAGCGAACGTCTTCGTTTTTAGAATCCATGATAAAGACAGCGCTTTCAATTGGATTTATACTAGGGGTGTGAACAATTTGTGTCAACGGAATGAAAGGGGAATGTTCCATGAAAATCGGGGTATTAAAAGAGATTAAAAACAACGAAAATCGGGTGGCATTAACACCGATGGGTTCATTTATGCTAACAGAGCTTGGTCATGACGTAGTCGTCGAAACGAACGCCGGACTCGGTAGTGGATTCACGAATATGGAGTATATCGATGCAGGTGCAACAATCGTCGAAACAGCGAAAGAAGTATGGGAAGGCGTCGAACTCGCACTTAAAGTAAAAGAGCCGCAGCCGTCGGAATATCAATATTTCCGTTCTGATTTGACGCTCTTCACGTATTTACACCTCGCGGCGGAGCCAGAGTTAACGAAAGCGCTCGTCGATTCAGGTATAACAGCGATTGCGTATGAGACAGTAGAGGTCGATCGGACGTTACCACTTCTCACACCAATGAGTGAAGTGGCAGGTCGGATGGCTGCCCAAATCGGAGCACAAATCCTTGAAAAACCTCACGGTGGGAAAGGAATTTTAATGTCAGGATTACCAGGCGTGCCTCGTGCGAATGTTACCGTCATCGGGGGCGGTGTCGTCGGAACGAACGCGGCCCGCATCGCAATCGGTCTCGGCGCAAGCGTTACGCTGATGGACATTAGCCCTGCTCGTCTTCGTCAAATCGATGACTTGTTTGGAAATACCATCAACACGTTAATCTCAAATAAATATAATATCGCCAAACGAGTGGCTGAGAGTGACCTCGTCATCGGGGCTGTCCTCATTCCAGGAGCGAAAGCACCTAAGCTTGTCACAGAAGAAATGGTACAACGAATGTCACCAGGCTCTGTCATCGTAGACGTCGCGATCGACCAAGGAGGCATTTGTGAGACAATCGACCACATCACCACGCATGATGCACCGACGTATGAACGTTATGGTGTACAGCATTATGCCGTTGCTAACATGCCGGGAGCAGTACCACGCACATCAACAATGGGTCTGACGAACGCGACGATGCCATACATCATTGAATGTGCACAAAAAGGCGTATTCCAAGCACTTCTTGAAAATGGTTCACTTCTCAAAGGCTTAAACGTCATCAAAGGGACTGTCACATATGAAGCGGTCGCTCGTGATCTGGAATATCCGTTCGTTCCTGCTCATGAAGCGGTCGCAAAACAAACACAAGCATAAATCTAAGGCAACGAGATGCCCGTTCTCGTTGCTTTTTTGTTATAAATGAAAGAAGGAATCGGACGAATTCGTCCGATTCCTTCTTTCATTATGCATTCTCAACGGTGATGTCTTCCCCGATAATTTTCACTTCCGGTTCTAACTCCACTTCGAACTTTTCTTTGACGGTCGTTTGGACGTGACGAATGAGCGAGATGTACTCTGTCGCTGTCGCCTCGTCAATATTGACGATAAATCCGGCGTGCTTGAGCGATACTTCTGCTCCTCCGATTCGCTTGCCCTGTAGACCTGATTCCTGAATCAACTTGCCGGCAAAATAGCCAGGTGGGCGTTTAAATACACTGCCGCATGAAGGATACTCCAGCGGTTGCTTCGATTCACGTTTATATGTCAAATCGTCCATCACTTCTTTGATCACTTCGTAGTTCTTCGGTTCGAGTTCGAACGTCGCTTCTAATACGATCAATCCCTCTTTAGATACACGACTCGTCCGGTAATCAAGTTCCAGTTCGTTTTTTGACAAATGAAGTACTTGGCCTTCCGGTGTCAATACCGTCGCAGACGTAATGACGTCTTTCGTCTCTCCTCCGTATGCACCAGCATTCATATAGACCGCACCACCAACCGTTCCAGGAATACCACAAGCAAACTCAAGACCAGACAAGCTCTCTGCAAGTGCTTGACGAGAAACATCGATAATCGCTGCTCCAGCTTGTGCAATCATTTGATCGCCATCACGACGAATCGTGTTTAATTCATTCAAATTTAAAACGATTCCGCGGATTCCCCCATCCCGGACAATCAAGTTTGAACCGAACCCAAGAACCATAAATGGCATCGCTTCCTGATGGGCTAGTTCTAAAACGGCCTGTACTTCTTCGTACGTATGTGGTGCTACGAAGTAATCTGCCTTTCCACCTAGTTTTGTATACGTGTGCGCCGACAATGGCTCGTCTTGAAGGACGCGCTCGGTCGGAATGATACTTTGAAGTTGCTGTAAAAAGCTCATGCGTTCACTCAATCCTTTACGTTCTATTTAATCAGTGTTCGGTCCCATTTCATTCATCCCGAGCACGTCCCTGAATGGTTTCAGTACGAAACACAGTATACAAATGATTACCGGGCGTGACAAGCAACGTTTTTCTTACAAATTAGCAATTAGTTTATAACAATAGTGATGTGGCCATAGCAACTACAATGGGGATTGTAAAGTTATCCCAATCTCGATACGATATCGCTTCTGTCAGCGTTGCAATGATGGAAATAATAAACCCATAAGTTACCACTTGCCACATCACGATATCATTCCACAAAAACAATAAAAATAAGACCGCATATGAACTAAGGAACATCGCGACACTTCCTTGGAAGGAACGCTTTTGGCCGTATAAGTCATAAGTGATTGTGCCGTATTTCCGTCCGATGAGTGCAGCCATCCCGTCTCCCCATGCGAGAACGAGTGAACCGGCTAAAAAAGCAATCGGCTCTGACTCAAAGAAAAAATAGAGGATAACGAGTAACGCGATTGGATAATAAACTGTCCCGAGCGACTTTCTTTCCGTTTGATGTACCGGCGATGGACTTTTGTATAACAAGATCGCGTTCGCAAAGGTAAAAAAGATAAGCGGGACTGCCGCAACGTACCATGACTCTAATAACCAAATCGCTAAAAGAGACCAGTGCCCGACTGCGATATGTACACTTTTTCGAATTGTTTCATCTGTCCATCCAAGACGTTTCCCAACTTGTTCGAGTCCTACGAGAAATACGAGGACGACCACGATCGAAAGAATTGAACTAATCCATTCATTCATTGCTTGACCACCTTTATGTACAGAGTGTATATGATACCGTCATTATACCTTAATCGGTGCCCATCCTAGCTTACTTTTCAAACATTTGGTAGAATGAGGTCAAATGACTGTATAGCCAACGTACGATGTTGGCGATAGAAAGGGTGGCCGTATGCGCGACGCAACTTCAATTCAAACTTTGGCAGATTGCCTTCATTTTATGCAGGTCGGAGAAATCGAGCGAGCCATCGCCCTCTTCCCCGAGGACGTACGTGAGCACTTTCCAAAAGAGCTTCGAAAAATCCACTTGTTTCATATTGAAAAGAACGGCTTATCAATCAACCAAATCGTCGCACTTGCGAACGCATTGACCGGAGAACATCTCTCTGCGACGACAATTCAAAACTGGACGAAGCGTGAAGTCCGGAAAATCATCGGTGTCCCACGAATCGGTAAAAAGTATTCCTTGCATCAAGCGGCAATCATTTATCTCCTTGATGACTTGAAACACCTTTTTTCACTGGAAGAGACGAGTTCCTTGTTGGCGCTCATCTTCAACAACCCTGACCGGGACGAAGACGACTTCATCACCCCGATTGATTTCTATCGTCTGTATGCGGAATATGCGAAGTCCACAAGCCCGATCGATCTTCTCGATACGCGGGCAAAACGTTCACTTGAAAAGACGAAATATACCCATCCGAATATCGTCCACGTTTTGAAGCTCTGTCTATACGCACATCGGGTGACGACACTCGAACTCGAGGCGAAGCACTATTTAAACCGCTTCATTTGATGAAGCGGTTTTGTCGTGGCATCAAAAAAGCACCGGTCCCCTCGACCGGTGCTCGTCATTTTTATGAGACAGATACTGCAAGCGGCATCCGCGATTTAACCGTTAACGTCTTTAAAACAGAAAGAAGTTCGAACATGGATAGTTGGTCTGCTTCTTTCGTTAGGCAGAACGTATCATTTTCTTGTTTCCGTAGCTCGGCGACAAGCTTACCTGCTTTGTCTCGGACACTGAACTTATGACGTTCCACATCGTATTGAATCGTGAAGAGTCCGCGTTCATAGACATTGTACTCACACTTTTTCCCGAATAACGAGAACTTATCTTTCAATTGACCGATCGCCTGCCCGTCATGGTTCATCACGACCCATTT encodes:
- a CDS encoding metallophosphoesterase family protein, which produces MKLAIISDPHGSFDDLKAVLEHVHHETEHVLCLGDLYECHIGKKRRHERFHHGEDVVTYYPNYEALLTFPSLRGNQEERIDEVLVIDHPVKTRISLLPEQTTLGEARFLHGHQVKWNEDWEPIVEKGTYPLVFIGHSHIPGIYRKGKSLPWEIGTPFHLKKKRYIINVGAVIFDREWCLYDTEARTVTRMKV
- the argS gene encoding arginine--tRNA ligase, which encodes MSYERKYAEALSRVIGEELTIDQIEALIEKPKHEAHGDLAFPCFQLAKAYRKAPVMIATDIANELNDELFTKVEAAGPYVNVFLSRDVVSKEIINTVLDEKSDYATHATRNETIVTDFSSPNIAKPFSMGHLRSTVIGNAINQIARKNGYDVVGVNHLGDWGTQFGKLMVAYKKWGDEEAVRANPIAELLKLYVHFHEEVKTQPELEDEGRAWFKKLEDGNAEATELWQWFRDESLKEFQKVYDLLGVKFESFNGEAFYNDKMGRVVEMLEAKNLLVESEGAMVVSLEDENLPPCLIKKKDGATLYATRDLAAAIYRYETYNFVQANYVVGGEQALHFKQLFSVLRKLGYDFVDGMHHVPFGLILQEGKKMSTRKGRIVLLEEVLKEAIEKAQGNIEQKNPDLANAQDVARMVGVGAVVFHDLKNERINNIEFDLDSMLKFEGETGPYVQYTNARANSLLRKGNYDGSPFAGADDDHSWNVVTMLNAFPHVITRAHERREPSIISRYVLDLAQAFNKYYGHVRVLEDDAGKQSRLALVKAVTLVLTEGLRLLGVEAPGEM
- a CDS encoding GGDEF domain-containing protein; this encodes MNHFRKMSVLGWSIWSVLFLFTIGLFALDILHAPTIDPLSFILISLLVIIFQLDSIEVKGVYFTFSESIVLILFLFFGFETALIVNQIGLFIFQFANLKPKVAIRRFRFTYPWNAITAYLEIVIPAAVYLAIGGETGLDFYSQESFVPLAGLFLAIFLNTVFQKYQVKWWFRVDIALSDFMKIAFYTYVVSLIFILAAALFRETNLLVVSSIAAALTFFIKRLLIQKERQDAFKSLIEQYDEAKEAVSLSQSEAQAIEVFLSQCEQLNHYDEGYVEFRLFDRILYFDLKTRQPIDRPVVYALLDISQPNDPVLDYEMRFEWDASLSDAFHNDYHSFVSVRSEEIEGIRTWIVMTGEPVYGYPKIIQQEIIKLLKSFNRTISRCHERDRLYTESRTDSLTLLANARAFYEYGIQQISDISMYPISVAMLDIDFFKKINDTYGHQVGDHVLQEFGRRIRQVLRTDDFAARYGGEEFILLLNQCDMTQAIEVAERIRHQIEAKPFCVDQHEISVTTSIGVDTIEAFGNKRLDDTIRNADRALYVGGKYAGRNRVAHFNNLTT
- a CDS encoding Na+/H+ antiporter NhaC family protein, giving the protein MLEQPTANKWALLPLLVFLLFFIGAGVYYGDFYKFPVLVAAIIALMVAAFMTKGNATQTVERIAQGAGNPGIIIMIFIFLLAGAFSTVAESIGAIDATVNAALTLLPPSLLLSGLFVIAAFISMAMGTSTGTIAALAPIALGIHEESGVNVAIAAAAVVGGAMFGDNLSFISDTTIAAVRTQRTNMRDKFRTNFWIVLPAAIITTILLAVLSNGESTVDVAAFEWYKLIPYLAVIGLALTGLNVILVLLGGITLTGIIGLLDGSLSVTAFVTAIADGMIGMAEISFLTLLMGGLVGLISHNGGLAYLRDALTSRIQKRAGAEWSIAGLVSATNVATANNTISILVAGPLAANIADEYDIERKKSASVLDIFSCGVQGILPYGAQLLIAAELTETASPDLVPFMFYPFLLFICGGIAIAFNFPRFKKQS
- a CDS encoding TVP38/TMEM64 family protein codes for the protein MLTSLQQYIIQLIEWLQSLPGGPWAGLGAPFLEAIFPFLPLVLIISANAATYGFLLGVLLSWIGSLLGTIVVFAAVRYIFRKPMTRWLEKHKTAVYWLERINHMSPISLGFLYSLPFIPVSLITYLLALIQMKLRTFILAAGFGKLLVVVIFSVIGDQWEEFIQSPFRLSMLGLLLVILWAISRGLEEVLKRRAFKKRNEQLKQEMVTKRQTPL